CTTGAGCATTGCGCCGGTCTGCTTGGCTTCGGCATTCGTCAAATAGAACGCCCGGACCACCAGGTCTTGATAATCGCGCTGTTTTTCCGGCGTGTTGGGATAGATGAGGATGGTCGACCCATTCATCATCTTCTTATTGAGCTGCGTGGTGCTCAGAATCAGGTCGAGCGCGTCCTCCAGCTTCGCCTGGCGGATAAATACGGTGGTTTTCAGGTCCGGGCGGACATCCTTGTCGAGGATGAAATTGATGCCCGTGCTGCGCGCCATGGCCTCGAAAATCATCCGGACGCTGGCATCGCGGAAATCCAGGTTGATCGGCTGCTTGGATGCACCGCCTTTGACCTGGGGCAGATCGCGCTGCCGCGATTGTTGCTCGAGCGCGGCTTGTGCTTCCAGCAGACGACGGTTTTTCGGATCGCCGCGCAGCGCGCCTTCGATGGCGGTAAGAGCGGCCTCCGGCGTGCCGCTGCCGGTTTTCTGCTTGGCGGTTTCCAGCGCGGCGGCGGTCTGCTCATCGCGCTTGATCGATTGCAGCAGCGCGAGGGCGTGGTCGTTCTGGGGCTCGATCTCCAGCAGGCGCTTGAGGGTGGCCTGCGCCGCGGTGCGCTTGCCGGCGTTGAGTTCCTTGCCGGCTTGCTGGATCAGCCGATCCGCGATGGTGTCCTGGGTGGTACGGCGCGCCACGCGCAAGGTCGCGCTCTCGGGATACTTGGCAATGCCGGCATCCAGCGTTGTCAGCGCGTCTTCATAGGCGCCGTCGGTCAATTTGTCGCTGGCGTCGTCCCGAATTCTCTGCTCCGCGCAGCCGCATAGCGCAAGGGTGATCAGGAGCGCTGCGCACCAGCGCACTCCATTGTGCCGAATCACTGCGAACTCCCCGTCCCGGTTCCAATTTTTTAGTTTGGCTTTTTGAGCCGGTGCGCATTATGCAGGGGGGGCTTTGATCGCACAATCGGCGCACGCTCGCCAAGCAGATCTTAAGATTTTCTTGTCGAGGAGAGTCGACACCCCACTTCAACGCGGTTGCACATCACTCTCTCAAATGGCACGCTGTGCCGCGAAAAAATGTAGCCGGATGTAGCCGGATTTTGTGCTGAGATTTTTTGAATTTTAATGGTTGCTTTCTTTTGTGGTCGGGCGGGCCATTACCCGCACACGGCCCGGAGCGAGCGTTAGGGATGGGGATGAAACGATCTCAAAAGAAGGCAGCGGTCGGACTGCCTTACTGGGCCGGGCTTTCGGCATCAGAGAAAAGAAGACCTGCCGAATGACCTGCAAGTCCAACCTGGTGCGCGCGCCGCACGGCTCGGCAACTGCAGCAACCGTAATGACCGGTCGCTAAAACAACAAATCACCATGTACCCATTTGAATCCAGACGACCCCTGGCGGGCCGGCCGCTGGCACGCGCCATTGCAGCCACATTTCTGTTGACCGCTCTGGGAATCGGCATCCCGGCATCGGCTTCTGTCCAGCTGGATCCCGGCACGGCCTCATTGGAAACCCGGCTGCGCGAAGCACGCGTGTTCGAGGAACCCCTGATTGCCACCGGCCCGAGCAGCGCCGAAGAGCAGCAAGCCCTGTGGCAAGCCGTGCAGCAATACCGCGACGCCGGCAACGCCGAAGCGTTCGCGCCGTTGCAGGCGTTCTTGGCGCAGCATCCCAACAGCGCATGGGGTCTCGCTCTGCGCACCAATCTTGGCCTGACCTATTACCGGTTGGGCTATTTCTCCCGCGCGATGGAGGCGTGGGAGGGCGCGTGGCGGGATGCCCAGGCTCAGACGCAGCCGGAGACCAAGCGCCTGGCCGACCGCGCGCTGGGCGAGCTGGTGCGCATGCATGCCCGCATCGGCCACGCCGATCGCGTGACCGAGCTGTTGAAGGAATCTCAGGCCCGTCCGCTGCAAGGCCCGGCCACCGAAGCCATCGCGGGCGCGCGTGAAGGCCTCTGGCTGATGCGCAACGAACCGGGTGTCGCCTATCTGTGCGGCCCGATGGCAATCAAGAACATCCTGGAGTTCCAGGGGGCGGATCGCTCCCGCATCGCCAGGATCAGCGCGGTCCGCTCCAGCCCGCACGGCGTCACGCTCGATACGGTGGGCAAACTCGCCCAGCAGGTGAAGCTGCCGTACACCATCGCCCGCCGCAGCCCCGGGACGCCGATTCCGCTGCCGGCAGTGGTGCACTGGAAGATCAACCACTACGCGGCCATCGTTGCGGAAGAGAACGGGCAATACCACCTCAAGGATCCGACCTTCGGCCGCGACCTGTGGATCAGCAAGGCGGCGCTGGAAGCCGAGACCAGCAACTACTTCCTGATCCCCAATCAGGCCGTCAAGCAGCCGGGCTGGAAGACGGTCGCACAAGCCGAAGCCAAAAAGGTATTCGGCATGGGCGCGACCACCGCGGTCGACGACACGCGCCTGACGCCGAACGACCCGAAGGCGTGCGATTGCAAGAACGAAGACAACGCAAACGGTGGCGGGGCACCTGACGCCGGCGTTGGTGGCGGGCTGGATGGCATCCCCAGCATGGGCATGCCGACCTACAACGTGCACGCGATGCTGGTCAGCCTGAACGTGGTCGACACGCCGGTCGGCTATCGCCCGCCCAAGGGGCCGGCGGTCAACTTCACGCTGACCTACAACCAGCGGGATGCGTATCAGCCGGCCAACTTCGCGTACTTCAACTTCGGCCCGAAGTGGACATCGAACTGGCTGAGCTACGTGCAGGACAACCCGGTCAGCCCAGGCAGCAGCGTCATGCGCTACGTGGCGGGCGGCGGGGCGGTGGTCCAGAACGGATACAACACCAGTACGGGCACTTTCACCGCGGATCCCGCCGATGCGTCGATGCTGGTGCAGACCTCGGTCACGAGCTACGAACGTCGCCTGAGTGACGGCAGCAAGGAGGTGTATGCGCAGCCCGACGGGGCGACGTATGCGCCGCGCCGGGTGTTCCTGACCCAGATCGTGGATCGTCGTGGCAACGCGGTGACGCTGAGCTATGACGCTCAAATGCGCCTGACCGCGGTCACGGATGCGCTGGGCAAGCGCACCACGCTCGGTTACGGCAACGCGAGCAATCCGCTGCTGGTCACGCAGATCACCGATCCGTTCGGGCGGACCGCGCAGATCGGCTACGACGCGAGCGGCCGGCTGAGCGACATCACCGACGCCATCGGCATGAAGTCGAGCTTCAGCTACGACGCGGGCACGTTCATCAACGCCATGACGACGCCGTACGGTACGACCCAGTTCGCCTATGGCGAGAGCGGGATGCAGCGCTGGATTAACATCACCGATCCGCTGGGGCAGACCGAGCGCGTCGAATACGCCCACCCCACGCCGGGGATGTCGTATTCGGACCCGCAAGCGCCTGCCGGGATGAACGTGTTCAACGAATGGATGCAGTATCGCAACACGTTCTATTGGAACGCCAAGGCCTACGCGGAGAGCGCGGGCGACTATACGAAAGCGCGTCTCACCCATTGGTTCCACTCCAAAGACAACGACCATATGACGGCTGGTGCGATCGAGAGCACCAGGGAGCCGCAGGAGAGCCGTGTCTGGTACAAGTACGCCAACCAGCCATGGGCGGGCGCGATCGGCCCAACGGAGCAGCCAACCCTGATCGGTCGCCTGCGCGATGACGGTACGACCGAAGTTGTTCAACTGACGTATAACGCGCAGGGGAACGTCACCACCAAGATCGATGCGGCAGGCCAGCAGATCTCGTATGACTATGCGAGCAATGGCGTCGATGTCGTGCGGGTCTATGGGCTGGGCATCAACCCGATCGCCGAGTACACCTACGACGACCAGCACAACCCGCTGACGTACCGCGATGCCGCCGGCAAGGTGACGACTTACACCTACAACGCCGCCGGCCAGAAGACCAGCGAAACCAACGCGCTGGGGCAGACCGCCCGCTGGGAATACGACAACGACGGCTTCCTGCAGCGCGTGGTCAATGCCAGCGGCAAGACCGATGTCAGCTTCACCTACGATGCGGTGGGTCGGGTTGCCAGCCGGACCGATGCCGAAGGCTATACGCTCAGGTATCAGTACGATGCGCTCAATCGCCTGACGCAGATCCAGTACCCCGACAACACGACGCGCGTGCAGGCCTGGGACAAGCTCGATCTGGCGAGCGTGACCGATCAGATGGGCCGTGTCACGCGCTATGCCTACAACGGCGTGCGCAACCGGATCCAGGTCACGGATCCGCTCGGTCGCACCACGCAGTCCGACTACTACCCGAACGGCAAGCTCAAAACCGAAACCGATGCCAAGGGCACGGTGACGGCCTTGACCTATACGCCGAGCGGACGCCTGGCGACGCGGACGGTGACGGCCGCGGGCGGCGCAGCGCAGACGACGTTCTACAGCTACGACGGCATCGGTCAATTGACGCAGGTGACGCAGCCCGACGGGAGCACGGCCACGTACAAGCACGATGGCGCGCGTCGATTGACGGCAGCCACCGATGCCCAGGGCAACAGCGTCCAATACACGCTGGACCAGCGGGGCAACCACACCCAGGACCAGCTCAAGGATCCAAGCGGCAACCCGACACGGCAGGTCGATCGCGTGTTCGATGCGATGAATCGGCCGGTCCAGGTCACGCAGCAGGGCGCATTGCCGACAAGCGCCGGGACCGAAGCGCTGGTCAAGGTTGTACCGGTGGGGGTCACGGCCTCCAGCACGTACAGCGACAATGCACCGGCACGGGCGATCGATGGTGTTTCCAGCAACGCCTGGATTGCCTCTGGTTACGCTTCACAGTGGATCGAGGTGGACCTGGGTGCAGCGGTGCCGCTCAAGAAAGTGCGGATGCTGGTTTCCCAGAATCCCGCCGGCCAGACCACGCATGTTGTGACGGGTGGCATGAGCCCTGCGCCGACGGGTGTGCTCCAGACCGTGTCGCGCAATACGGTGGATGGCCAATGGCTGGAGGTGTCGTTGGACACGGCGGTCAGCGTGCGCTACATCCGGATCACCACCACGGGGAGCCCGTCGTGGGTGTCGTGGCATGAGCTGGAGTTCTATCGGCCGGCCGTGCTGCCGGCGCTGACGAGGATCGTCCCGGCGGGCGTCAGCGCATCGGGCA
The sequence above is drawn from the Ralstonia solanacearum K60 genome and encodes:
- a CDS encoding discoidin domain-containing protein, producing MYPFESRRPLAGRPLARAIAATFLLTALGIGIPASASVQLDPGTASLETRLREARVFEEPLIATGPSSAEEQQALWQAVQQYRDAGNAEAFAPLQAFLAQHPNSAWGLALRTNLGLTYYRLGYFSRAMEAWEGAWRDAQAQTQPETKRLADRALGELVRMHARIGHADRVTELLKESQARPLQGPATEAIAGAREGLWLMRNEPGVAYLCGPMAIKNILEFQGADRSRIARISAVRSSPHGVTLDTVGKLAQQVKLPYTIARRSPGTPIPLPAVVHWKINHYAAIVAEENGQYHLKDPTFGRDLWISKAALEAETSNYFLIPNQAVKQPGWKTVAQAEAKKVFGMGATTAVDDTRLTPNDPKACDCKNEDNANGGGAPDAGVGGGLDGIPSMGMPTYNVHAMLVSLNVVDTPVGYRPPKGPAVNFTLTYNQRDAYQPANFAYFNFGPKWTSNWLSYVQDNPVSPGSSVMRYVAGGGAVVQNGYNTSTGTFTADPADASMLVQTSVTSYERRLSDGSKEVYAQPDGATYAPRRVFLTQIVDRRGNAVTLSYDAQMRLTAVTDALGKRTTLGYGNASNPLLVTQITDPFGRTAQIGYDASGRLSDITDAIGMKSSFSYDAGTFINAMTTPYGTTQFAYGESGMQRWINITDPLGQTERVEYAHPTPGMSYSDPQAPAGMNVFNEWMQYRNTFYWNAKAYAESAGDYTKARLTHWFHSKDNDHMTAGAIESTREPQESRVWYKYANQPWAGAIGPTEQPTLIGRLRDDGTTEVVQLTYNAQGNVTTKIDAAGQQISYDYASNGVDVVRVYGLGINPIAEYTYDDQHNPLTYRDAAGKVTTYTYNAAGQKTSETNALGQTARWEYDNDGFLQRVVNASGKTDVSFTYDAVGRVASRTDAEGYTLRYQYDALNRLTQIQYPDNTTRVQAWDKLDLASVTDQMGRVTRYAYNGVRNRIQVTDPLGRTTQSDYYPNGKLKTETDAKGTVTALTYTPSGRLATRTVTAAGGAAQTTFYSYDGIGQLTQVTQPDGSTATYKHDGARRLTAATDAQGNSVQYTLDQRGNHTQDQLKDPSGNPTRQVDRVFDAMNRPVQVTQQGALPTSAGTEALVKVVPVGVTASSTYSDNAPARAIDGVSSNAWIASGYASQWIEVDLGAAVPLKKVRMLVSQNPAGQTTHVVTGGMSPAPTGVLQTVSRNTVDGQWLEVSLDTAVSVRYIRITTTGSPSWVSWHELEFYRPAVLPALTRIVPAGVSASGTYGSNAPGQAIDGNNDTPWTATSAPQWIEVDLGAVVPLKKIRLLTSQNPAGQTTHVIKGDTVPAPGRELKVLSGNTADKQWLESSWEGAPVNVRYVRIQTMSSPSWVSWHELEFYR